Proteins from a genomic interval of Pseudomonas silesiensis:
- a CDS encoding sulfite exporter TauE/SafE family protein, producing MEFVNFGLVVAGLVVGFIVGMTGVGGGSLMTPILLWFGVNPATAVGTDLLYAAITKSSGVLVHKKNNNIDWSITGWLTLGSVPAVLMTLWFLSTLQTSPDAMNAVIKQALGFVLFATALAIFFKKRLLDFAHKRAGGNYNPSGPRLNGLTVLTGLVLGTMVALTSIGAGALGTVALFILYPMLPTRRLVGTEIAHAVPLTLVAGLGHASMGNMDWHVLGYLLVGSLPGIYLGSHLTGRISDEMLRPCLATMLALIGYKLAF from the coding sequence ATGGAATTCGTTAACTTCGGGTTGGTGGTCGCGGGTTTGGTGGTGGGTTTCATCGTCGGCATGACCGGCGTGGGCGGCGGCTCATTGATGACGCCGATCCTGCTGTGGTTCGGCGTCAATCCGGCGACGGCGGTGGGCACGGATCTCCTGTACGCCGCCATCACCAAATCCAGCGGCGTTCTGGTTCATAAAAAGAACAACAACATCGACTGGTCAATCACCGGCTGGCTGACCCTCGGCAGTGTGCCGGCGGTGCTGATGACGTTGTGGTTCCTGAGCACCCTGCAGACATCCCCCGATGCCATGAACGCCGTGATCAAACAGGCCTTGGGCTTTGTCCTGTTTGCCACCGCGCTGGCGATTTTCTTCAAGAAACGCTTGCTCGATTTCGCCCACAAACGCGCGGGCGGCAACTACAACCCCAGTGGCCCACGCCTGAACGGGCTGACCGTGCTGACTGGCCTGGTGCTCGGCACCATGGTCGCCCTGACCTCCATCGGTGCTGGCGCCCTGGGAACCGTGGCCCTGTTCATTCTTTATCCAATGCTGCCAACCCGCCGCCTGGTGGGCACGGAAATCGCCCACGCCGTACCCCTGACCCTGGTCGCCGGCCTCGGTCACGCGAGCATGGGCAACATGGATTGGCACGTACTGGGCTACTTGCTGGTCGGTTCGCTGCCGGGCATTTACCTGGGCAGTCACCTGACTGGCCGCATCTCCGACGAAATGTTGCGTCCTTGCCTGGCCACGATGCTGGCGCTGATCGGCTACAAACTGGCGTTCTGA
- a CDS encoding aldo/keto reductase yields MRTLDLAGINVPVIGQGTWRMGEDPSRRSQEVAALRQGIELGMTLIDTAEMYGEGGAEQVVGEAIAGRRDQVFLVSKVYPHNASRDGIPQACERSLQRLGTDYIDVYLLHWRGQYPLEETVAAFERLREAGKIGRWGVSNFDLDDLHELSAPACATNQVLYNLEERGIEFDLLPWCQQHRLPVMAYCPIGQGGEMLAHPALMHVAARHDATPAQVALAWILRQDGVIAIPKAVSPEHVQLNAQAARLQLEAGDLEALDHAFHAPQRKQRLAMV; encoded by the coding sequence ATGCGCACCCTTGATCTGGCAGGCATCAACGTACCGGTCATCGGCCAGGGCACCTGGCGCATGGGGGAGGATCCTTCACGGCGCAGCCAGGAGGTGGCGGCGTTGCGCCAGGGTATCGAGTTGGGCATGACCCTGATCGACACCGCTGAAATGTACGGCGAAGGCGGTGCCGAGCAAGTGGTGGGTGAAGCCATCGCGGGCAGGCGCGACCAGGTGTTTCTGGTCAGCAAGGTGTACCCGCACAACGCCAGCCGCGACGGCATCCCCCAGGCGTGCGAGCGCAGTCTGCAACGGCTGGGTACCGACTACATTGATGTGTACCTGTTGCACTGGCGTGGCCAGTATCCCCTGGAGGAAACCGTCGCAGCGTTCGAGCGCCTGCGCGAAGCCGGCAAGATCGGCCGCTGGGGCGTGTCCAATTTCGACCTGGATGACCTGCACGAATTGTCCGCGCCGGCCTGCGCCACTAACCAGGTGCTCTACAATCTGGAAGAACGCGGCATAGAATTCGATCTGCTGCCCTGGTGCCAGCAGCATCGCCTGCCAGTCATGGCCTACTGTCCAATCGGCCAGGGTGGGGAGATGCTGGCCCACCCGGCGCTCATGCACGTTGCCGCCCGTCACGACGCGACGCCGGCCCAGGTCGCGCTGGCATGGATTCTGCGGCAGGACGGTGTGATCGCCATCCCCAAGGCGGTCAGCCCCGAACACGTGCAATTGAATGCGCAAGCCGCGCGATTGCAGCTTGAAGCCGGGGATCTGGAGGCGCTGGACCATGCGTTTCACGCGCCACAACGAAAGCAACGGTTGGCCATGGTCTGA
- a CDS encoding DUF4174 domain-containing protein, which produces MLIRSLTLATLLAFAGTLFAADGDSPLDMDKGRARPLIVIAPSTVDPTWVSLKKALDDPANRKGFDDRNMVLYSVLNLMGQREGKDLGPQDTAALIRSLKLGAGPKTKVILVGKDGEKKLEQSDAVDLQAIFKTIDELPATEKEATAPTPPPVTEPVPAKGAKATKPAKPTKPAKPPEMPDD; this is translated from the coding sequence ATGCTCATCAGGTCATTGACCCTGGCTACCCTGCTGGCTTTCGCCGGCACCTTGTTCGCCGCCGATGGCGACTCACCGCTGGACATGGACAAGGGCAGGGCCCGGCCGCTGATCGTCATCGCTCCGAGTACGGTCGATCCCACATGGGTCAGCTTGAAAAAGGCACTGGATGACCCGGCCAACCGCAAGGGTTTCGACGATCGCAACATGGTCCTGTACAGCGTGCTCAATCTGATGGGCCAGCGCGAAGGCAAAGACCTGGGGCCACAAGACACGGCGGCATTGATCCGGTCGCTCAAATTGGGCGCCGGTCCGAAGACCAAGGTGATTCTGGTCGGCAAGGATGGCGAGAAGAAACTGGAGCAGTCGGATGCGGTCGACCTGCAGGCGATTTTCAAAACCATCGACGAATTGCCGGCGACAGAGAAAGAAGCCACGGCACCGACGCCACCGCCGGTGACCGAACCCGTCCCGGCCAAGGGTGCCAAGGCGACAAAACCGGCCAAACCAACCAAGCCCGCCAAGCCGCCAGAAATGCCGGACGATTGA
- a CDS encoding long-chain-acyl-CoA synthetase, with amino-acid sequence MSTPHDTITWGMMLRKLPSIAKAIPRVVKGMKAANVKDPTQACGLGWSFEQATLRNPDGPALLQGEVALTYAQVNQWANRIAHHLIAQGIRKGDGVAVFIENRPELLVTILAVAKVGAISALLNTSQTRDTLVHSLNLVAPAAIIVGEELVPAFSAVRERVSITPARTWFVADQGTYTHPGIAPDGFINLMAASVDACSDNPASSQQVFFDDPCFYIYTSGTTGLPKAGVFKHGRWMRSSASFGMIALDMRPEDVVYCTLPLYHATGLCVCWGSAISGASGFAIRRKFSASQFWNDVRQYRATTLGYVGELCRYLVDQPPAVDDNQHSVTKMIGNGLRPGAWREFKTRFGVRHICELYAASDGNIGFTNVLNFDNTVGFSLMSWELAAYDHDTGLPTRNAKGFMRKVAKGEQGLLLAKIDDKAPLDGYTDPQKTAKVVLQDVFEKGDRYFNTGDLMRNIGFGHAQFVDRLGDTYRWKGENVSTTEVENILLQHPNICEAVAYGVEIRNTNGRAGMAAITPAESLATLDFSELLAFAREQMPAYAVPLFLRVKVKMETTGTFKYQKTRLKDEAFDPGRTGDDPIYAWLPGTGTYVQVTEQLLGEIHDGKYRY; translated from the coding sequence ATGAGCACGCCGCACGACACGATTACCTGGGGCATGATGCTCCGCAAGCTGCCTTCCATTGCCAAAGCCATCCCCAGGGTGGTGAAAGGCATGAAAGCTGCCAACGTCAAGGACCCGACCCAAGCCTGTGGCCTGGGCTGGAGTTTCGAGCAGGCGACCTTGCGCAATCCGGATGGCCCGGCATTGCTGCAGGGCGAAGTGGCGCTGACTTATGCACAGGTCAACCAATGGGCGAATCGCATCGCCCATCACCTGATCGCCCAAGGCATCCGCAAGGGCGATGGGGTGGCGGTGTTTATCGAGAACCGCCCGGAACTGCTGGTGACGATCCTGGCGGTGGCCAAGGTCGGCGCGATCAGCGCCTTGCTCAATACGTCGCAAACCCGCGACACCCTGGTCCACAGCCTGAACCTGGTGGCGCCCGCGGCAATCATTGTCGGCGAGGAACTGGTTCCGGCGTTTTCGGCGGTGCGCGAACGGGTGTCGATCACGCCGGCGCGCACCTGGTTTGTCGCCGATCAAGGCACCTATACCCATCCGGGCATTGCGCCCGACGGCTTCATCAACCTGATGGCGGCCAGCGTCGATGCGTGCAGTGACAACCCCGCCAGCAGCCAGCAGGTTTTTTTCGACGACCCCTGTTTCTACATCTACACCTCGGGCACCACCGGATTGCCCAAGGCCGGGGTCTTCAAGCACGGTCGCTGGATGCGCAGTTCCGCCAGCTTCGGCATGATCGCGCTGGATATGCGCCCCGAGGACGTCGTCTATTGCACCTTGCCGCTCTATCACGCCACCGGACTTTGCGTGTGCTGGGGTTCGGCGATCAGTGGCGCCTCGGGCTTTGCGATCCGCCGCAAGTTCAGCGCCAGCCAGTTCTGGAACGACGTGCGCCAGTACCGCGCGACCACCCTCGGCTACGTCGGGGAATTGTGCCGCTACCTGGTGGACCAACCGCCCGCTGTCGACGACAACCAGCACAGCGTGACGAAGATGATCGGCAACGGCCTGCGCCCCGGTGCGTGGCGCGAATTCAAGACGCGATTCGGGGTAAGGCATATTTGCGAGCTGTACGCCGCCAGTGACGGCAACATCGGCTTCACCAACGTGCTGAACTTCGACAACACCGTGGGTTTCTCCCTGATGTCATGGGAACTGGCGGCATACGACCACGACACCGGGTTGCCGACTCGCAACGCCAAAGGCTTCATGCGCAAGGTGGCCAAAGGCGAGCAGGGCCTGTTGCTGGCGAAGATCGACGACAAGGCACCGCTGGATGGCTACACCGATCCGCAGAAGACTGCAAAGGTCGTGCTCCAGGATGTATTCGAGAAAGGCGACCGTTACTTCAACACCGGCGACCTGATGCGCAACATCGGCTTCGGCCACGCCCAATTCGTCGATCGCCTGGGTGACACCTATCGCTGGAAGGGTGAAAACGTCTCGACCACCGAGGTCGAGAACATCCTCCTGCAGCATCCGAACATCTGCGAAGCCGTGGCTTATGGCGTGGAAATCCGCAACACCAACGGCCGCGCCGGGATGGCTGCGATCACCCCCGCCGAATCCCTGGCGACCCTGGATTTCAGCGAGCTGCTGGCCTTCGCCCGGGAGCAGATGCCGGCCTATGCCGTGCCCTTGTTCCTGCGGGTCAAAGTGAAAATGGAGACCACCGGGACCTTCAAATACCAGAAGACCCGGCTCAAGGATGAAGCCTTCGACCCCGGCAGAACCGGTGACGATCCGATTTACGCCTGGCTGCCGGGGACAGGGACCTACGTGCAGGTCACCGAGCAGTTGCTTGGGGAGATCCATGACGGCAAGTACCGTTATTGA
- a CDS encoding GNAT family N-acetyltransferase: MEIDYLCNHPALIPELAELNFKEWGQFKPGDTLQARTERMRAACGKGAVPTVLVALDGTQLLGGALLIESDLESRPELTPWLAGVYVKAEHRGRGIASGLVSRIVEEAAALSIPRLFLYTDSAQSLYARLGWEIVEQLDDDGLEVTVMARDTSKV, encoded by the coding sequence ATGGAAATCGATTACCTCTGCAACCACCCCGCTCTGATCCCGGAGTTGGCCGAGCTGAATTTCAAGGAATGGGGTCAATTCAAACCCGGCGATACCCTCCAGGCAAGAACCGAACGTATGCGTGCTGCATGCGGCAAAGGTGCTGTGCCCACCGTCCTGGTCGCCCTTGATGGTACGCAACTGCTCGGCGGAGCCCTGCTGATCGAGAGCGATCTGGAATCACGGCCCGAACTGACTCCCTGGCTGGCAGGCGTTTACGTCAAGGCCGAGCATCGTGGTCGGGGCATCGCCTCCGGGCTGGTGTCGCGTATCGTCGAGGAGGCGGCGGCACTCTCAATCCCCAGGCTCTTTCTATACACCGACTCGGCCCAGTCGCTTTACGCCAGACTGGGCTGGGAGATCGTGGAGCAACTGGACGACGACGGGCTCGAGGTCACAGTGATGGCACGCGATACGTCGAAGGTTTAA
- a CDS encoding DNA polymerase II: protein MDLQRGFVLTRHWRDTPAGTEVEFWLATDTGPQRIRLPWQPSVAFIPQAQREQAEALLQGEKNLELRPLALQDFEHRPVLGLYCQQHGQLMRLETALRKAGVDMFEADVRPPERYMMERFITAPVVFGGTPGAEGLLLDAQMKPDPDYRPTLRLVSLDIETTARGELYSIALEGCGERQVYMLGPPNGDPGEVDFQLEYCDSRTLLLKKLNEWFARHDPDAIIGWNVVQFDLRVLHEHARRLAVPLKLGRGGEEMQWREHGSRNHYFASAAGRLIIDGIESLRSATWSFPSFSLENVAQTLLGEGKAIDNPYQRMDEINRMFAEDKPALARYNLKDCELVTRIFAKTELLTFLLERASVTGLPADRSGGSVAAFTHLYMPLMHRQGFVAPNLGSKPAQASPGGFVMDSQPGLYESVLVLDYKSLYPSIIRTFLIDPVGLIEGLKHPADSESVPGFRGARFSRNRHCLPAIVARVAEGRETAKREHNAPLSQALKIIMNAFYGVLGSSGCRFFDTRLASSITLRGHEIMLRTRQLIEAQGHTVIYGDTDSTFVWLRRAHGQQEAAQIGHALVDHVNQWWREHVRQEYGLESALELQFETHYKRFLMPTIRGAEEGSKKRYAGLVTRADGSDEMVYKGLETVRTDWSPLARQFQQELYLRIFNRRPYQDYVRDYVRKTLAGEFDDRLIYRKRLRRTLDDYQRNVPPHVRAARIADDYNDRQGRPRQYQNGGWISYVITVAGPEPLEIRSAPIDYDHYVSRQLQPVADAILPFVDDDFSTLIGGQLGLF from the coding sequence GTGGATTTACAGCGGGGCTTCGTCCTGACCCGGCATTGGCGCGACACACCGGCCGGTACGGAAGTTGAATTCTGGTTGGCGACCGATACCGGTCCACAGCGCATCCGCCTGCCTTGGCAGCCCTCGGTGGCGTTCATCCCGCAAGCTCAACGCGAGCAGGCCGAGGCGCTGTTGCAGGGTGAAAAAAACCTCGAACTGCGACCGCTGGCCCTGCAGGATTTCGAGCATCGTCCGGTGCTCGGCCTGTATTGCCAGCAGCATGGGCAACTGATGCGCCTGGAAACCGCGCTGCGCAAGGCCGGTGTCGATATGTTCGAAGCTGACGTACGTCCGCCGGAGCGCTACATGATGGAGCGCTTCATCACGGCGCCGGTGGTCTTTGGCGGCACGCCCGGTGCCGAAGGCCTGCTGCTGGACGCGCAGATGAAACCCGACCCGGACTACCGACCCACGCTCCGGCTGGTGTCCCTGGACATCGAAACCACCGCCCGGGGCGAGTTGTATTCCATCGCCCTGGAAGGCTGCGGCGAGCGTCAGGTCTATATGCTGGGCCCGCCCAACGGTGACCCCGGCGAGGTGGATTTCCAGCTTGAATACTGTGACTCGCGCACCCTGCTGCTGAAAAAACTCAATGAATGGTTCGCCCGCCATGATCCCGACGCGATCATCGGCTGGAACGTCGTGCAGTTCGACCTGCGCGTACTGCACGAGCACGCCCGGCGCCTGGCGGTGCCATTGAAACTGGGGCGTGGCGGCGAGGAAATGCAGTGGCGCGAACACGGCAGCCGCAACCATTACTTCGCCTCGGCCGCCGGACGATTGATCATCGACGGCATCGAGTCCCTGCGCTCGGCGACCTGGAGCTTCCCCTCGTTCAGCCTGGAAAACGTCGCGCAAACCCTGCTCGGCGAGGGCAAGGCGATCGACAACCCTTACCAGCGCATGGACGAAATCAACCGCATGTTCGCCGAGGACAAACCCGCCCTGGCCCGGTACAACCTCAAGGACTGCGAACTAGTGACGCGGATATTCGCCAAGACCGAGTTGCTGACCTTCCTCCTGGAACGGGCCAGCGTCACCGGTTTGCCGGCGGACCGCAGCGGTGGTTCGGTGGCGGCTTTCACCCACCTGTACATGCCGCTGATGCACCGCCAGGGGTTCGTCGCGCCCAATCTCGGCAGCAAGCCCGCGCAAGCCAGCCCCGGCGGATTTGTCATGGACTCGCAACCGGGGCTGTATGAATCGGTGCTGGTGCTGGACTACAAAAGCCTCTACCCGTCGATCATCCGCACCTTCCTCATCGACCCGGTGGGGCTGATCGAGGGCCTCAAGCATCCCGCAGACAGCGAATCGGTGCCGGGCTTTCGCGGCGCGCGTTTTTCCAGGAACCGGCATTGCCTGCCGGCGATCGTCGCCCGCGTCGCCGAAGGCCGGGAAACCGCCAAGCGCGAGCACAACGCGCCGCTGTCCCAGGCCTTGAAGATCATCATGAACGCCTTCTACGGCGTGCTCGGCTCCAGTGGCTGCCGCTTCTTCGATACGCGCCTGGCGTCGTCCATCACCCTGCGCGGTCACGAAATCATGCTGCGCACCCGCCAGTTGATCGAAGCCCAGGGCCACACGGTGATCTACGGCGACACCGACTCGACCTTCGTCTGGCTGCGTCGCGCCCACGGCCAGCAGGAAGCGGCGCAGATCGGCCACGCCCTGGTGGACCACGTCAACCAGTGGTGGCGCGAACATGTGCGGCAGGAATATGGCCTGGAAAGTGCCCTGGAGCTGCAGTTCGAAACCCACTACAAGCGCTTCCTGATGCCGACCATCCGCGGCGCGGAGGAGGGCAGCAAGAAACGCTATGCCGGGCTGGTGACCCGCGCCGACGGCAGCGATGAAATGGTCTACAAGGGCCTGGAAACCGTGCGCACCGACTGGTCGCCGCTGGCCCGGCAATTCCAGCAGGAGCTGTACCTGCGCATCTTCAATCGCCGGCCTTATCAGGATTACGTGCGCGACTACGTGCGCAAGACCCTGGCCGGCGAGTTCGATGACCGGCTGATCTACCGCAAGCGCCTGCGCCGCACCCTCGACGACTACCAACGCAACGTGCCGCCCCATGTCCGCGCGGCGCGGATCGCCGACGACTACAACGACCGTCAGGGCCGGCCGCGGCAGTACCAGAACGGGGGCTGGATCAGCTACGTGATCACTGTCGCCGGGCCCGAGCCGCTGGAGATCCGCAGCGCACCCATCGATTACGACCACTACGTCAGCCGGCAATTGCAACCGGTGGCGGATGCGATCCTGCCCTTCGTCGACGATGACTTCTCAACCTTGATCGGTGGTCAATTAGGCCTGTTTTGA
- a CDS encoding substrate-binding domain-containing protein, translating into MTLRVLFLWVLCASLPLAVSAGDLPTPEQGPVLRIQGSNTIGAALGPALVEGLMREQGLLKVHREARDTANELRVVGETVQGRRVVVDIAAHGSSTGFTALRTATTDLAASSRPIKDSERRVLQSLGDLKQPGAEQVIAIDGLAIILHPQNPLNQLDTEQLAQIFSGEASTWEAVGGRGGPIHLYARDDHSGTHDTFNELVLAGRGKTLSRTAKRFESSEQLSDAVSLDPQGIGVIGLPYVRQAKAVAIADGQSQAMLPLDRLIATEDYPLSRRLFFYLPPTGNNPWAHALVAFAQGRQGQAIVAANGFVAQTVQAMAVTPNALMPEGYQALSRHAQRLSVNFRFEEGSATLDNKARQDLSRVLDYIRQQDKTHRQVTLVGFGDAKSDPARADLLSKLRAMAVRRELVKSGVVLREVRGFGAEMPVAANSADEGRIRNRRVEVWVY; encoded by the coding sequence ATGACGCTGCGCGTGTTGTTCCTGTGGGTGCTCTGCGCGAGCCTGCCGCTGGCGGTGTCGGCCGGTGATCTACCGACACCCGAACAGGGTCCGGTGCTGCGCATCCAGGGTTCCAATACGATTGGCGCCGCACTGGGCCCGGCACTGGTCGAAGGCTTGATGCGCGAGCAGGGTCTGCTCAAGGTTCACCGCGAAGCCCGGGACACCGCCAACGAACTGCGGGTGGTCGGCGAAACCGTGCAAGGGCGTCGAGTGGTGGTGGACATCGCGGCCCACGGGTCCAGCACCGGCTTCACCGCCCTGAGAACCGCCACCACCGATCTCGCCGCGTCCTCGCGCCCGATCAAGGACAGCGAACGGCGAGTCCTGCAATCCCTGGGCGATCTGAAACAACCCGGCGCCGAGCAGGTGATCGCCATCGATGGCCTGGCGATCATTCTTCATCCGCAAAACCCGTTGAATCAACTCGATACCGAACAACTGGCGCAGATTTTCAGCGGCGAGGCCAGCACCTGGGAAGCAGTCGGCGGTCGCGGTGGGCCGATTCATCTGTATGCGCGGGATGACCACTCGGGCACGCATGACACGTTCAACGAACTGGTCCTCGCCGGTCGTGGGAAAACACTGAGCCGCACTGCGAAGCGTTTCGAATCCAGCGAGCAATTATCCGACGCGGTGAGCCTGGATCCCCAGGGCATCGGCGTCATCGGCCTGCCCTACGTGCGCCAGGCCAAAGCCGTGGCCATCGCCGACGGCCAATCCCAGGCCATGCTGCCGCTCGACCGCCTGATCGCCACGGAAGACTATCCACTGTCCCGTCGACTGTTCTTTTACCTGCCCCCCACCGGCAACAATCCCTGGGCCCACGCGTTGGTCGCCTTCGCCCAAGGCCGCCAGGGCCAGGCCATTGTCGCCGCCAACGGGTTTGTCGCCCAGACCGTCCAGGCCATGGCCGTCACGCCCAATGCGCTGATGCCCGAGGGTTATCAGGCGCTCAGCCGCCATGCCCAGCGGCTGTCGGTCAATTTTCGATTTGAAGAAGGCAGTGCGACCCTGGACAACAAGGCCCGACAGGATCTCTCAAGGGTGCTCGACTATATAAGGCAGCAGGACAAGACCCACCGGCAGGTGACGCTGGTGGGGTTTGGCGACGCCAAGAGTGATCCGGCGCGGGCCGATCTGCTGTCGAAACTGCGCGCCATGGCGGTGCGCCGGGAGCTGGTGAAAAGCGGTGTGGTGCTGCGCGAGGTTCGCGGCTTTGGCGCCGAGATGCCGGTGGCGGCCAATAGCGCGGACGAGGGGCGGATCAGGAATCGGCGGGTTGAGGTGTGGGTGTATTGA
- a CDS encoding DUF1810 domain-containing protein: MRSTDPLDRFDLKRFIQAQDPVFDQVQDELSDGHKRSHWMWFIFPQFTGLGDSEKSRHFAIRSTAEAVAFLEHPVLSTRLRTCTQLVLDIKQRPIAAIFGHPDELKFHSSMTLFAQVDAEDSLFSQALDQYFHGIPDAWTLTLMDSKQA, from the coding sequence ATGAGAAGCACCGATCCACTCGACAGGTTCGACCTCAAACGCTTCATTCAGGCGCAGGACCCGGTGTTCGACCAGGTTCAGGATGAGCTCAGTGATGGCCACAAGCGCAGCCACTGGATGTGGTTCATCTTTCCGCAATTCACCGGACTTGGCGACAGTGAGAAGTCCCGTCACTTCGCGATTCGATCCACAGCAGAAGCCGTGGCTTTCCTCGAGCACCCCGTGCTGAGCACTCGACTGCGTACCTGCACTCAACTGGTCCTGGACATCAAGCAGCGCCCGATTGCGGCGATTTTCGGCCATCCCGACGAGCTCAAGTTTCACTCCTCAATGACACTGTTCGCCCAGGTCGATGCCGAAGACTCTCTCTTCAGCCAGGCACTGGATCAGTATTTTCACGGCATTCCTGACGCCTGGACGTTGACGTTGATGGACTCAAAACAGGCCTAA
- a CDS encoding ankyrin repeat domain-containing protein — MSDQSRQMTPEEAAEFAEQVFNKAREGDAAMMAALLTKGLPPNLRNHKGDTLLMLAAYHGHVETVKVLLEHKADPEIRNDNGQSPIAGAAFKGDLATVTALVEGGAQVEGSSFDGRTALMMAAMFNRVEIVDYLIGKGADPKAKDANGVTALDAAKTMGAVDTTAQLEKLLG, encoded by the coding sequence ATGTCAGACCAAAGCCGCCAGATGACCCCCGAAGAAGCCGCTGAATTTGCCGAACAGGTATTCAACAAGGCGCGCGAGGGCGATGCGGCCATGATGGCTGCGCTGCTGACCAAGGGCCTGCCGCCGAACCTGCGTAACCACAAGGGCGATACCTTGTTGATGCTGGCCGCTTACCACGGACATGTGGAGACGGTAAAAGTCCTGCTCGAGCACAAGGCCGACCCGGAAATCCGCAACGACAACGGCCAGAGCCCGATTGCCGGCGCGGCGTTCAAGGGGGACCTGGCGACGGTCACGGCGTTGGTCGAAGGCGGCGCGCAGGTTGAAGGTTCGTCCTTTGACGGGCGTACGGCGCTGATGATGGCGGCGATGTTCAATCGCGTCGAAATCGTCGACTACCTGATCGGCAAGGGCGCCGATCCGAAGGCCAAGGACGCCAATGGCGTCACCGCGCTGGATGCGGCCAAGACCATGGGCGCGGTGGATACCACGGCGCAGCTGGAGAAATTGCTGGGCTGA
- a CDS encoding VOC family protein, producing the protein MSAQLNHTIVWCRDKQTSANYLTDILGLPGPEPFGPMLVVKLDNGVSLDFYNNDPPIASQHYAFLLGDDEFDAAFARLQARKQPWWADPGKQRLDEINDYGGGRRVYFDDPDGHLLEIFTRE; encoded by the coding sequence ATGAGCGCTCAGCTGAACCACACCATCGTCTGGTGCCGTGACAAGCAGACCTCGGCCAATTACCTCACAGACATCCTCGGTCTGCCCGGCCCCGAGCCCTTCGGGCCGATGCTGGTCGTCAAGCTCGACAACGGCGTGTCGCTGGATTTCTATAACAACGACCCGCCGATCGCCTCTCAGCACTATGCGTTTTTGCTTGGGGACGATGAGTTCGATGCGGCCTTCGCCCGTCTGCAAGCGCGAAAGCAACCCTGGTGGGCTGATCCCGGCAAGCAGCGACTGGACGAAATCAATGACTACGGTGGTGGCCGGCGGGTCTACTTCGATGACCCGGACGGGCACCTGCTGGAGATTTTCACCCGTGAGTGA